Genomic window (Nymphaea colorata isolate Beijing-Zhang1983 chromosome 1, ASM883128v2, whole genome shotgun sequence):
TGACCTGATGTGCACTCTCCTTTGTAGAACATAAAACCAAAGGCGATTTCATCATGAATACAGAAAATACCGGAAAATCAGAACAATGTTCCATTAACAATGCATTTAAGGAAAATTAGATGAAAGACGTCCTCTGTTTGTATAATATCACATATCATCATTTaactttgtcaaaatttttggaACACAATTAGGCTGTTACTGAATTATTTCCAAATTCAGCTGCACTACTGGCTTGCTATAGCTAGCTTTAACAAAAATATGGATATTATTAGCTTCAAGAATAAATGCGCATATGCTAACGAAGATAAATCATTCTATGATCTAGGACTGAAGAGGGGGATACGTATAGAAAGGAAACAATGAACGAGACTTACGTATCCAACCAGACTACGCGCTTCCTTGTGGGGATGGTGAAACTTTCTGTTGAGTTGGCCGCTGATGATTTCGAGGAGTAAGATGCCGAAGCTGTATACATCTGATTTAATGGAGAACAAACCATCCATCGCATACTCCGGAGACATGTATCCACTGTTGAAGGAAAGCAAAAGATAGATGGATTATAAGTGTTTGGCTTTCAGTGAACATGTAAAGTGGAGATGCCTTGCTATTCTCTACTTGGCGAAATATAAAATGGGCAGTTCATCTAACTAGGGAGAGCAGTATACGTTGAGAGCATCCACTAAAATATATCCACTAATAAAAAACCAAACAGAAAAGTGTGATACCTTTCTCCGTGTTTATTCAAGACCGTCTGCCGATGAATTGAGGGAGATAACTacaactcttttcttttctgaaggAACAGAGAATACATTTGGGGAGTTCTCTCAGAAAAAGGTGGAGAGTGTAATCTTATTATGCCAGTCTTTTTACATTTAGTTTGCTGGAAATGCCAATGCAAAGGTGGTAGAAAGGAATGCTTTCAGACTAAGAATTAAGAAAGAAGCTAGCAAGGTGCCATCCTCAAATTTTACTGCAAAATTCGAGaaacaaaagtttttgggaCAACCAAAAGCATGTCTAAGTTTCGGGAAATTGCAGACCTGACCTGAacttttcttctaatttttaaaCTAACTTAGGAGAGGCTAGCaagggaagaaagggaaaaaaggaagaagtaaAATACTAATTatgtgtttgggtgacacatGCAAAACACAGGTTTTTGTGGGAGAGGGTTCAGGgttttcaattctttttcaaaaccaGATTTTGTCAAAATCGGGCTTCTCTTAAACTCAGTTTGATGTCACCCAAACATTTCAAAATGATATTCTAGAGGTAAAAATCAGAAGTTTTGTATTCGAAAGGACACTTAAAGTGTCATCCAAATACACTGTAATTGGCACTTGAAGTAGTTAACTAGGAAACTTTTGTGTTCCCAGtaactgaaagaaaaaactatgTGGATTTGAAAATCGTCTACTGCCTTCGTCGTTGCTTGCCAGAAGAAATACATACGTATCTAGCACTTTCCATTATCAGAACTATAACAAAAGACAAGGTTCCATGATGACAAATATACAAATGACACTCAACATGCGCTATATGTCCTCGAATAGGAAAGACTTTTAAAAGCCTCAGAGAGTTAAAACTTAAAGAAGCCCTCGTGTATACTTAATTACTTACTATGTTCCAACAATTATTTTGGTGTTCACTTGGGTCTGATTGCCACTGAAAATCCTTGCCAtcccaaaatctgaaattttggaGTTCATCTGCTCATCCAAAAGAACGTTGGCGGCCTTAAGGTCCCGGTGGATGATGCTGAGTCGGGAATCATGATGAAGATAAGCCATGCCCCTTGCAGTTCCCATTATAATATTCAGTCTCTTCTCCCAATCTAACAGAGCACGCTTTTCTGCATCTGAACATCagcatatataaataaaataagtgatgAACTCTCTCTACCCTCTGCTCTGATGTAATATGCAACCTTTTCTGCAATCAGATGTCAAAAGATAAAAGCTTTTCATGCTTCTAATAATTCTGAGTTTATATAATTAATCAACATGTTTCACAAACTAAGCATGTTTCAGACTTTTCGTTTCTGTACGACATAAAATTTAATCAGTTACAACACAGATTGCTAAGTCGAGAAACGAAGAACGCTAATGAAGTAATCAATAGTTAATTTAGAAAGGAATGAAGtcaatattttcatcatttaagcGCAGTTTTTCGAGAATCCTGCTCTCGCCCTTTGCCCATTCCCCTTTATTTTCTGTGGTGGAAATTGTTTGGGATATGTTGATGCACTCGTACGTATGAATATTATTAAAAACTGTTAAAAGAAATTGTTGCGTTTTTCTGGCAGAAATTAGTGATGATTTAAAGAGCCTTGAAGAGGATTGTGAGTTCTTTCATTCACACGCACACCCAACTCTGCTTGCCGATAGTGTGTCcgtacatgtgtatatatgcaAAGGTGTAAAGATTATGTGAATATAATTTAGGAGTGTAGCATAAATAAGACCATTCAGGAAGGCGTCGACGCTTTTGTTGGGCAGATACTCATAAATGAGCATCATTTCATCCTCCTCCAGGCAGCACCCCAAAAGCCTTACTAAgttcttgtgttgaagatttCCTATCAAGTTCACCTCATTCTTGTACTCGCTTAAACCTTGCAAGGAATGTCGGGAAAGCCTCTTCACTGCTACTTCCTGCCCATTGGGGAGAATAccctgaaaagaagaaaactcaaccaatttccatttttctcaaacCAAACTTGAAGGAAAAAAGTTAAGTGAATTACCTTGTAAACAGGGCCAAATCCACCTTGGCCCAGCTTATTTGACTCTGAAAAATTATCCGTGGCTATTCGTACAGTCCTAAATCGTACCGTTGGTAAGTCGTGGGTTTTCTCAAGCTGGTCGTCGCTGCCGATATCAAGCATAGTTACCTCGTGTCTATATCTCTGCTTTTCTGTTAGTTGTGGACAAATTGTTAAGTTGGCAATTGCCAGTGAATTTGCATGAAAAATGTGCATTATGTGAAAGCAGAAACAGAAATTGAAGTAGAGGAACTTTAATGTAGTTTAGCAGACTACATCTACGTTCACCACAGCTCTCTTCTTTAAGATAATAATATGTAGGGAAGCACCCCATAATGCTTCTTAAATACTAGATACCACATGAGAGGGCATCCCTCAACAGTTTCCCTACAGGTCTCTTGACAGATTTAGTTACAGAAGAATAAGGATGGTGTATTCTATTTAGCATGAcaaatccaacattttcttGAATTACATTGATCTGATGTGGTTTCTGTTCTGCCACCTTTGATGCTATATCCACATTTTGACTGCTCTTTTTACTCATATTGGTCTATTAAGTGTCTCTGCCTTACTGTTTTGCTGCCTTTGATGCTAACTCCAGATTTAAAATGCTCTTGTTCTTTATCACATCTACTTACGCATACAGAAATACACAATTGCTCCTTCGACTACTCTTTTTGGAACCGATATAGGGTCTATGACTtgtttctcctcttcctctctcctgAATAAAAGAGTAtttgatatgtatatatatatatatatatatatatatatatatacgtttaGTCAGGcccactttttttctctttttggtttgaagagaggaaggcTCTTAGCCTACAAAtgaattagaaagaaaaagcagaatCGGCAGATCAAAGTGGAACATGCAATTCATTTTGCGTATGGATGTGATTGCAAAAAGGGTTCGAATTTGGTTAGTTGAATTTGAACATGCGACTATGTTGTACAAGAaagtaaattaataaaatatttcttCTTTAAGTTTAGACTAGTGAGTGACAAATTTAACTTGCTGAAGTGTATAAAATGTAAAGGACACGAATATTAATAAGGTCGGCTACGTGTTTACCCAtgtgtcttcttctttgttgaaCGAGGCACAGGGCACAGACAACCATGAATACACTTGCAATGGAGCTTGCAATGATCACAATTCTCTTGGAACTTTTTCTACCTTGCCCTGCAGCATGATGTGCTGGTTATTTTTCTCTTGAGGTTAAGAAGAAATGAtggtttttaaacaaaaaaaattaacggAAACTAAAGAAACAAATGTAAATGTGATCTCTATGTTTAGAAATGAGCGTAAGCAAAGACGTCAGCAGATAGGCTTTTACTAAAATTCTTGCATGGTAGGGGAGAGAGCCTGGCCTCATAAATAAATGGAAGGATATTGCAATTCTGTGTACATTGGTGAGGATTGACAGAAGGATGGTTCAACGCAGAGATGGGGACCATAGCAGCGAATAGTGGGCCAATTCCTTACGCCACCCGACACGTATTTGTGACAAGAATTTTTCTGAATACATAATGGTTGCCTTGCACATTTTGACCGGTTCGCTACTGAAAGAATAAAAATCTAACTAACTATTTTTACCTTTGAAAAATAAGCCCAAGATTGTATTTGGACGATGCCATTAAAAGAGCACTTTGTGAGAGCCGGGTTATGATTCATGTTTAACTAGTTTGTGAAAGTTTTGCCTTcctgaaaacatcattttcttaaagTTAGGTTTTTTTATAAACCCCAGTTCTGATCTCCCAAACACGCCTTAAAATTAACTTTCCCAGGAATGGGTCGGAATTTTTTGAGGTCAAAGTGGCTGAGGGTAAGTTGGGGACTCACCGCCAGAGCTGGTTGGTGGTGGCCTTGTGGAATTCGGCTCAtcggtgccggtgccggtgccaGTGGGGACCGTGACGTTGACTTGTTGATCGAAAAAGAATTTTGTGAGACCATACTCCGCTCTGCAGCTCCCTGTAAGAAGGATTGCTCTCTCCGAGCTTCTACTGACGGACTGTATTTCTCCCGGCAACGTGTCCAGGCACTTGTAGCAGTCGGACCTCGAGATGTCGTCCGTGCATTGCACCAAGGCGTATAACGTCTGACTTCCGTTGAACGCCCTAGATCCTGTCTCGAACATGTTGGGCGAATCCTTAGTCGTCGCAAGAGTCGTGAGGTTGTTGATCAGAGTGCCCAAGGTAAAAGAGAACTCTGGGGGTCGGCCTTTCGGTGCCGAATAATACTTGTCCATAATGTCTAGTTTGCCGAAGAAACTGGTGTTAGAGTAGCGTAACTGGCAGTAATTAAACCATACGATTGCTGATACACTGTCGGGGCAGAGATCCGGGATTCGTGTGGACGCACTCTTGGCGCATCGCCTGCAAACGTCCTCTGGGACGTCGCCTCGGCATTGAAACTGGCCGTAGACTTTATTGACTTCCGAACGAAGACTCGTGGGGGTCGTGTTGGCGGTGCTCAGGGAGTCGAGCAGCATGTTCAGATTCTGCCGGAAGGAGCCGTTTGACCTCTGATTCGTGTCCGCAGGGCAATTGTGGCCTACCAGGCTCACATTATCGAACATAGACGGCGTTAATGTTGATAGGTTTCCGAAGAAAGGATAGATCTCATACCTAATAACACAACTGCCGGACAGAATTCTAGCTCCCTGTTTGTCTATGCAACACTGTGACATGGATCTAATGGAATTGCTCAAACAAGAATCGCAGAATTTCGGGGACAAGTCTCTTGTGCATTCCACCAAGCTGTAGAGCGTCGTGTTATCTGTGTAGGGAACAGCACCGGTGGCGTACGAGAGGGAAGACTTGTCGGTGGTAGCCGACGCGCTgagattattgaagaaggaTATAGCAACTGGTTTGAACTGTGAGGGGTTAGAGATGCCATCGGTGTTAACCAGAGCCAGCTGGGAGCTATCTACCACGCCAAAGAAATCGACACTCGAGTAGCGTAAAAGGCAATTGTCGAACCATATCACAGCAATTTTGGCACTGGGACACACTTGGAGGATTTGAGAGGCAGAAGACACGGCGCAAAAACTGCAGTCATCGGGAGAGATGTCTGTGTGGCACTGCACCAAGCCATAGACTTGGTCGGGGCTCCTGCCAACTGTGGTGTTGTAGAACAAGCTAGGACTCACGGAAGCATTGGCTCTGAGAGAGGCCAAGAGGGTGTTGAGATCTTTCTGATAGGCACTCCCAGCGGCGTAGGTTGGGCCGGTGTTGGGACAGTTGTAGTAGGGGCTCTGGGCCTCAGCAacgaggaaaagaggaagaagaaatatgAAGAGACTGAGACACCGAGTTGCAGCCATCACCATGCGGTTGGAGATGCTTTCAGGCTCGCAGCATCGCAGGGGAAACAGCAGGAGCTTCTTTTATGGTCGATCTTCTCAGCTCTTCTTGTCGACTTCGTCAGACAGTTTTACTCCTCCTAGATTTTTGGTGGTTGGGTCCACTCAGCACATGCAAAGGTCATACAGCCCCAAGCTGATTGCTGCCTTCCCTgccttcttcttccatttccacAGTCTCATGGCTGGAGGTTGTTCCCATGAAAGCGGATGATGTTTTTCCCCAAAATTTGCAGGGCCCACATACTTTGCATTTACGTTGATGacagggaaaaagagaagggtcTTGCGTTTCTTGATAAAGAAAGCAGGAACAGAAATGAAGAGCGAATTATTATCCACGATATTGTGAGGGGCAACAGAAATGAAGAGGAGACTACCGAAACCGATGGGTCATGAGGGGAGAGCCAACTTTCGTTTGTCCTCGTCGACTTGCGAACGAAGGCAGAGGAGTTAGGCGTCCCCATCCCAAAGCTCCGTTGTCCACAAAACGGGGCTGGACAATGACAATGATGCCGTTTAGTCTATGGAGAGAGATTCAGTATGCTCCGCATTAGTTTACTTTCGAGTCAAGTGCGCGTTTGAAGCCACCCACCTGGCACGACACAAAAACACATCTTCTCCACCCTCtctatttctttccatttcctggCAATTCTCCAGCTACCTGCCCTCTCCTTTTTTCTATGATACAAGAAGTGCGACAATAACTTCTCGGAAAGGCATacttttttttgtgcatgtccATTCTTAATCACTTtgtcaaaaataatttttatactTACTGTTTGTGTTTAAGTTTAGTTACTTGAGATTTGCTTTCCTTCTTTGTTAGAAACAACAACACCAACTCACTCAACTCGACCTCTAGTATTTAGACTGCATCCATTACAAGAGGCAACGCCTATAGGAATCAAAGTAATGACTATCCTTCTTCTACTTAGTTACTGAcagggcggagccaagattttgtTTAGGGACGGATCAAAAAATTCAACCTTAAATTTGAGTAGGgccaaaatgaatttaaataaaaaaaatacattgaacaattattttttttttttttttctaatgtaaattttttttcttcagctACCTCGGGGCGGGCCACGGCCTAGGTgggccctcccctccctccgcccctagtTACTGGTCCTTGCAGTACGTGAAAGCACTTGGAACAATAGCTTCATATAGCTCAAAGTTGATTCATTTGTCAAACAAAGCAAATGAATTATGTTCGAGTTGTTAATTCAATTCAAATAATTTGGCGAGATTCGTCCAAGCTACGGGTATGAACTTGCCTCCTTAAAACTCCAATAAGGTCGTACAATCATAAAAGCTCATTCAGATGACTTGGTTTAGGTACTGTTTATGCAAATAACATTTGGTCGTCTTAGTTAACTCTGGCTTAACAAGTTACTAAATGATATATGGGGAGTTCGATGTTTTCATGTGTATGTTGCTCGATAgcaaaaagattaaaacaatGTCACCAAAATACGGTTGCTATATGAGCGTTAACGACAGTTGATGATGCAACAACGGTTCATGTTttaagcaatatatatatatatatatatatatatatatatatatatatatatatgaatgtttttattttattttaaatattttttaacaaaaattttgaagggtTTGATTTTTAACCTTGATCTAGTGGCTCGGGATTTGCcaatataaaatatatgactGCATGATATTCTTTTTATGTTGTGTTACTGAAATCATTACAAAAGGTGTATTTATGACCTTCAATTGCTTGACTATAGTTTTTAGCTACAAAACACACTTTGTACAACAGTTTTCAACgacacaaaataaataaataaaaagtaactATTCGTTAATACAAGTAGCCAACTGATTTTACttataaaaaaacaacaaacgAAGAGATTTCTCGCGAGGTGATTTGACATGAGGCAAAAGTTTCTCAAAATACAACCTTATCGATCGATCGCCTGAAAATGTTGTGAAGCATGGACATGCACATTTTTGTATCattttaaagcataaaaaatctaaaatcttCACTGCTTTGTTCAAAACATTTATACGTGCGTTAAAAAAGAGTCAAAACATTTGCCCCAATGTTGAGTGATttccaaaatctaattttacaGAAGAAAAGCTCTGGGTTCGAGCGTTTTCTGCTCCCAATGAAATCAAAAAAGAGTTCGGCAGCGGAACCGGCCAAGGTCAAAATTGAACAGGGAGGAAGTGGTAATCGATTGCGGTCTACGCTGGGCTCACCGCCATAACTGATGGTCATTGCAGGCCGTTGGCTTGGCTTCGGCACCGCCATTTCAGGATTGAAAGTCTCCAGGCACTTCTGGCAGTCGGATCTCCTGATGTCCGTCGTGGAGTGCACCAGCACATGCAACGTCTGATTGCCGTTGGAGAAGCAAAAGTATTCGAATTTTTGAGTTGAACCCTTTTAAATTTGGAGAAGCTATCACACATTTTTGTAGCAGTATGCATGTGGTTGACTATTCCACACCCCAGATTCCTTATCTATCTATGAATTATGTTATTCAAGCAATCAAAAGGCCTGAATTATAAGTATCAGTCAGTCCCGATGTTCAATTTCACGCCCAACTAGCTAGTGAGCAGCAGGTTTTCCTTGTTGATGGATAGCTTGTAATCGGGGGCTAAATGTATCAGGGAAAAGCAATGGATTACTGTGTCATCCTGGGTTACGTTTCCTAATTATTGATGGATATATGTAACAGGGCCCTAAATATAGCAGGGGAAAGCAGTGGAATACTTATCATCCTGGGTTAAATTAAGGAAGATGACTAGTATTTCCTTGAGTTGGCCTTGGGAATCATTTTCCATTAAGCTCATAAATGATTGGCACATCAGTCTTCTGAGATTGGTGACTCTTACAAGAGAATAAAAATAGATTCATGTATAAACTGGTATCGAGCAGCACCTTTACCTTGGATTAACTTCAGTATCTGTAACCCCGTTCACGGAAGAAGATTCTGATTTGCTGGAACCATCTTTGATTTTTCTCGTCGAAAATGCAGGTACCGTCGGCATCGGAAGTGCCAAACATTCACCCCCAAGCATGAGAAGAACAGAAGACATGGTTGGTCTACTTTCCGCATCTTCTTGAACACAGAGCAAGCCTATACGTAGGCATCTTAATATTTCACGAGCAGGGCTTGTCTCTCTTAGCAGTGGGTCCACGAATTCAAGTCCCATCCCTTGATTCCACAAAATCCATGCCTATAACGGTATAACCCAGTTTAATTCATCCACAATGTTTCGTGTGAGTATCTCGAGTGATCGAATatcaaaaatttgataaaaagtATGCCATGCTTTTCAATGTCACGTAAGGTTATCAAGCTTGCAGgacaatattttgaaagaagaCAACTAGGCCTTGCTAAAGAATGAAACACCTTACAGGGCAAAATAGGCTCTTTTCCAATTTCGCTATGTTACTGGGTTTccatatcaattttcaaaaatcattaTGGTATtgcttcaaaacaaaaatattgtcaCTTTAATTTAGAGAAAAGGGTCCACCTATGCTAACTAGGAGTTACTCTACACTACAGTATTCCATGACTGAAGCAGGAGATATGAAGCAAGGAATCAATGAGACTTACAAATCCAACAAGACTACGAGCTTCTTGATGGGAATGATTGAACTTTCTGTTGAGTTGGCCGCTGATGATTTCTAAGAGTAAGATGCCGAAGCTGTAGACATCCGATTTAATGGAGAAAAAACCATCCATAGCATACTCCGGAGCCATGTATCCACTGTTGGAGGGAGAGCACAAAAGCAGAACAACGTAAGCGTTGGCTTGCAGTGAAGTGATTAAGCACTGCCTAAAGTAGATAGATCCGAGCCTCTGGTTTGCAATTCAAATAGAAGCACATCGGTTGAAAAAAAAGGGGCTAATCATCTAACTTGGGGAAGGGTCCAACTTAATCGATACCAAGATTTACTGAAGTATACCTACTGATTTATAAATAAATGGAGAAGTAGGGGAAACCTACTTAGATATCATCAGCCTTATGGGAATCAAGAAAAGGGCCCCCTGTATACGAAGTTAAAGGACAACAGAATACATCGGAGTTCTCAGAAAAAGGAAGCAGAATTTAATCTTGTTGTGCAACAAACTTAAGGAAAATAATTCAATCTAACTAGGTTCCACCATTAACTGACTAAGCCCCCCAAGAACAAAATGAAGAGTCTGATATCGTTTCGCAACAGTCTTCTGCACTAATTTTGCCGTCAAAAAGCAAAGTCAAAGGGATAACAATGAGAAGGCAGAAATTATTCACTTAAGAAGAAAGTATAAAGGCACCATCATCAAATTTGCAAAGAGAAAAACTTTCAGTAACGTAAGTTTTTTTGTTCACAATCAAATGCATTTCTGAACTTTAGAAATAGCAAACTCAACCTAGGAGCTAGAAGAGCTGAAAGGGCAGCGGTTGTGctaaggagaaaggaaaaagcgTTAAAATAGTAATCCACTTCATGTGAAGTAAGTAATTTGGCATTTGTATATTTCCGTCAACAGAAGTTAAAAGACACAAGCATATGAAAGCTGTCATGTCTTCTTCATGTGGCCAAGGATTGCGTAATTTTAACGCTTCCTTGCAGGATAAAGCACTTAAGAATTTTAAACGCTTCAAA
Coding sequences:
- the LOC116255154 gene encoding cysteine-rich receptor-like protein kinase 7 isoform X2 — its product is MVMAATRCLSLFIFLLPLFLVAEAQSPYYNCPNTGPTYAAGSAYQKDLNTLLASLRANASVSPSLFYNTTVGRSPDQVYGLVQCHTDISPDDCSFCAVSSASQILQVCPSAKIAVIWFDNCLLRYSSVDFFGVVDSSQLALVNTDGISNPSQFKPVAISFFNNLSASATTDKSSLSYATGAVPYTDNTTLYSLVECTRDLSPKFCDSCLSNSIRSMSQCCIDKQGARILSGSCVIRYEIYPFFGNLSTLTPSMFDNVSLVGHNCPADTNQRSNGSFRQNLNMLLDSLSTANTTPTSLRSEVNKVYGQFQCRGDVPEDVCRRCAKSASTRIPDLCPDSVSAIVWFNYCQLRYSNTSFFGKLDIMDKYYSAPKGRPPEFSFTLGTLINNLTTLATTKDSPNMFETGSRAFNGSQTLYALVQCTDDISRSDCYKCLDTLPGEIQSVSRSSERAILLTGSCRAEYGLTKFFFDQQVNVTVPTGTGTGTDEPNSTRPPPTSSGDAEKRALLDWEKRLNIIMGTARGMAYLHHDSRLSIIHRDLKAANVLLDEQMNSKISDFGMARIFSGNQTQVNTKIIVGTYGYMSPEYAMDGLFSIKSDVYSFGILLLEIISGQLNRKFHHPHKEARSLVGYAWSLWREGKGLEFVDPLLRVTSPTREILRCIHIGLLCVQDDAESRPTMASVLLMLGSDSLALPVPTEPLFSSKRCVKVSSGPQSSVNGVTNTEVSPR
- the LOC116255154 gene encoding cysteine-rich receptor-like protein kinase 25 isoform X1 codes for the protein MVMAATRCLSLFIFLLPLFLVAEAQSPYYNCPNTGPTYAAGSAYQKDLNTLLASLRANASVSPSLFYNTTVGRSPDQVYGLVQCHTDISPDDCSFCAVSSASQILQVCPSAKIAVIWFDNCLLRYSSVDFFGVVDSSQLALVNTDGISNPSQFKPVAISFFNNLSASATTDKSSLSYATGAVPYTDNTTLYSLVECTRDLSPKFCDSCLSNSIRSMSQCCIDKQGARILSGSCVIRYEIYPFFGNLSTLTPSMFDNVSLVGHNCPADTNQRSNGSFRQNLNMLLDSLSTANTTPTSLRSEVNKVYGQFQCRGDVPEDVCRRCAKSASTRIPDLCPDSVSAIVWFNYCQLRYSNTSFFGKLDIMDKYYSAPKGRPPEFSFTLGTLINNLTTLATTKDSPNMFETGSRAFNGSQTLYALVQCTDDISRSDCYKCLDTLPGEIQSVSRSSERAILLTGSCRAEYGLTKFFFDQQVNVTVPTGTGTGTDEPNSTRPPPTSSGGQGRKSSKRIVIIASSIASVFMVVCALCLVQQRRRHMEKQRYRHEVTMLDIGSDDQLEKTHDLPTVRFRTVRIATDNFSESNKLGQGGFGPVYKGILPNGQEVAVKRLSRHSLQGLSEYKNEVNLIGNLQHKNLVRLLGCCLEEDEMMLIYEYLPNKSVDAFLNDAEKRALLDWEKRLNIIMGTARGMAYLHHDSRLSIIHRDLKAANVLLDEQMNSKISDFGMARIFSGNQTQVNTKIIVGTYGYMSPEYAMDGLFSIKSDVYSFGILLLEIISGQLNRKFHHPHKEARSLVGYAWSLWREGKGLEFVDPLLRVTSPTREILRCIHIGLLCVQDDAESRPTMASVLLMLGSDSLALPVPTEPLFSSKRCVKVSSGPQSSVNGVTNTEVSPR